From the Scophthalmus maximus strain ysfricsl-2021 chromosome 11, ASM2237912v1, whole genome shotgun sequence genome, one window contains:
- the LOC118299527 gene encoding odorant receptor 131-2-like has translation MADNNSEAGGETVYIRKDEQLIIVQFLVLIFLCINVLLIVTICSKAHFYTTMRYMLFAVTVLSDSLILIMSDILVILNHFNVTMNIAFCVCIYITLVVFTFVTPVTLTAMTLERYVAICKPLRHGELCSTRSALHCILIIHSLSSVPCIIVLSNFFATAPFSLYSQHRLCLMGIFVLLRWQDDVKLVVYQCYFLIMSATICFSYVKIMKVAKDASGEDKKSTRRGLRTLVLHSFQLLLCLIQLWCPFIENAVLQINFKLYIDIRFFDYIMFYLAPRCLSPLIYGLRDKKVYLALKQNALFGFHRPNVQNSI, from the coding sequence ATGGCAGATAACAACTCAGAGGCTGGTGGTGAGACCGTGTACATCAGAAAGGATGAGCAGCTCATCATAGTGCAGTTTCTGGTGTTGATTTTTCTATGCATCAACGTTTTGCTCATTGTGACGATTTGCTCAAAGGCCCATTTCTACACAACCATGCGTTACATGTTATTTGCTGTGACAGTATTGTCTGATAGCTTGATATTAATCATGTCTGATATCCTGGTCatcttaaatcattttaatgtcacAATGAATATTGCCTTTTGTGTCTGCATCTATATCACTTTGGTTGTATTCACTTTCGTCACACCAGTTACTCTGACAGCAATGACTCTGGAGCGCTATGTGGCCATTTGCAAGCCGCTGCGCCACGGGGAGCTGTGCTCCACACGCAGCGCTCTGCACtgcatcctcatcatccacagCCTCAGCTCGGTGCCCTGCATCATTGTTCTCTCCAACTTCTTCGCAACAGCCCCGTTCAGCTTGTACAGCCAACACAGACTGTGTTTAATGGGCATTTTTGTCTTACTCCGATGGCAGGATGATGTTAAATTGGTGGTGTATCAGTGCTACTTCTTGATCATGTCTGCCACCATCTGTTTTTCCTACgttaaaataatgaaagtgGCCAAAGATGCATCAGGAGAGGATAAAAAGTCAACGAGGAGAGGGCTCAGGACACTGGTGCTTCATAGcttccagctgctcctctgtctcatcCAGCTGTGGTGTCCATTCATAGAAAATGCTGTACTTCAGATTAATTTCAAGTTATATATTGACATCAGGTTCTTTGATTACATTATGTTCTATCTTGCTCCAAGATGTCTGAGTCCTCTAATTTATGGCCTAAGAGATAAAAAGGTTTATCTTGCACTGAAGCAAAATGCCCTTTTTGGATTTCACAGACCCAATGTGCAGAATTCTATTTGA
- the LOC118299859 gene encoding diablo IAP-binding mitochondrial protein isoform X2, whose product MQVVRQCSACASRAAGGFVRNQTDMSLLRSSKRACVRDLSSESASLSSTKSGVENAAHMAFASLSVPRGLCVVQPVENLSHESLIRRAISVVTDGSSTFLSQSTLALVDALTVYSEAVHTRSALQRRYLASFGKLTPAEEDSFQQAINGLRAEASDRLDECKRFESSWINAVNLCKMAAEAACTSGAEQASITVRTNIQVAQLQVEEAQKLSAEADKKLAETKVEEIQRMAEYASSLDDSEEHEVHEAYLRED is encoded by the exons ATGCAAGTTGTTCGTCAGTGTTCAGCGTGTGCCAGTCGTGCTGCCGGAGGATTCGTGCGAAATCAGACAGACATGTCGCTGCTGCGGAGCAGCAAGAGAGCCTGCGTCCGTGACCTCAG TTCTGAGAGTGCCTCTCTGAGCAGCACCAAGTCTGGAGTGGAGAACGCTGCACACATGGCCTTCGCATCTTTAAGTGTTCCCCGTGGGCTTTGTGTTGTACAG CCAGTGGAAAACCTTTCTCACGAGTCCCTGATCAGAAGGGCAATCTCTGTGGTGACGGACGGTTCCAGTACTTTCCTCTCCCAGAGCACCTTGGCTCTCGTCGATGCCCTCACAGTCTATTCAGAG GCTGTGCACACACGCTCTGCTCTCCAGAGACGGTATTTGGCCTCATTTGGAAAGCTGACCCCAGCAGAGGAGGACTCGTTCCAGCAGGCGATCAATGGCCTGCGTGCAGAG GCTAGCGACAGACTAGATGAATGCAAACGTTTTGAGTCATCCTGGATCAATGCTGTCAACTTGTGCAAAATGGCAGCTGAGGCTGCATGTACCTCAG gaGCCGAGCAGGCCTCCATCACGGTGAGGACAAACATCCAAGTGGCCCagttgcaggtggaggaggcacAGAAACTGTCGGCGGAGGCAGATAAGAAGTTGGCCGAGACTAAAGTAGAAGAGATCCAAAGGATGGCCGAATACGCTTCCTCTCTAGACGATAGTGAGGAGCACGAGGTGCACGAAGCTTATTTAAGAGAGGACTAA
- the LOC124850795 gene encoding odorant receptor 131-2-like, with protein MADNNSEAGGETVYIRKDERLIIVQFLVLIFLCINVLLIVTICSKAHFYTTMRYMLFAVTVLSDSLILIMSDILVILNHFNVTMNIAFCVCIYITLVVFTFVTPVTLTAMTLERYVAICKPLRHGELCSTRSALHCILIIHSLSSVPCIIVLSNFFATAPFSLYSQHRLCLMGIFVLLRWQDDVKLVVYQCYFLIMSATICFSYVKIMKVAKDASGEDKKSTRRGLRTLVLHSFQLLLCLIQLWCPFIENAVLQINFKLYVEIRFFDYIMFYLAPRCLSPLIYGLRDKKVSLALKQNALFGFHRPNVQNSI; from the coding sequence ATGGCAGATAACAACTCAGAGGCTGGTGGTGAGACCGTGTACATCAGAAAGGATGAGCGGCTCATCATAGTGCAGTTTCTGGTGTTGATTTTTCTATGCATCAACGTTTTGCTCATTGTGACGATTTGCTCAAAGGCCCATTTCTACACAACCATGCGTTACATGTTATTTGCTGTGACAGTATTGTCTGATAGCTTGATATTAATCATGTCTGATATCCTGGTCatcttaaatcattttaatgtcacAATGAATATTGCCTTTTGTGTCTGCATCTATATCACTTTGGTTGTATTCACTTTCGTCACACCAGTTACTCTGACAGCAATGACTCTGGAGCGCTATGTGGCCATTTGCAAGCCGCTGCGCCACGGGGAGCTGTGCTCCACACGCAGCGCTCTGCACtgcatcctcatcatccacagCCTCAGCTCGGTGCCCTGCATCATTGTTCTCTCCAACTTCTTCGCAACAGCCCCGTTCAGCTTGTACAGCCAACACAGACTGTGTTTAATGGGCATTTTTGTCTTACTCCGATGGCAGGATGATGTTAAATTGGTGGTGTATCAGTGCTACTTCTTGATCATGTCTGCCACCATCTGTTTTTCCTACgttaaaataatgaaagtgGCCAAAGATGCATCAGGAGAGGATAAAAAGTCAACGAGGAGAGGGCTCAGGACACTGGTGCTTCATAGcttccagctgctcctctgtctcatcCAGCTGTGGTGTCCATTCATAGAAAATGCTGTACTTCAGATTAATTTCAAGTTATATGTTGAGATCAGGTTCTTTGATTACATTATGTTCTATCTTGCTCCAAGATGTCTGAGTCCTCTAATTTATGGCCTAAGAGATAAAAAGGTTTCTCTTGCACTGAAGCAAAATGCCCTTTTTGGATTTCACAGACCCAATGTGCAGAATTCTATTTGA
- the LOC118299859 gene encoding diablo IAP-binding mitochondrial protein isoform X1, whose product MQVVRQCSACASRAAGGFVRNQTDMSLLRSSKRACVRDLSSSESASLSSTKSGVENAAHMAFASLSVPRGLCVVQPVENLSHESLIRRAISVVTDGSSTFLSQSTLALVDALTVYSEAVHTRSALQRRYLASFGKLTPAEEDSFQQAINGLRAEASDRLDECKRFESSWINAVNLCKMAAEAACTSGAEQASITVRTNIQVAQLQVEEAQKLSAEADKKLAETKVEEIQRMAEYASSLDDSEEHEVHEAYLRED is encoded by the exons ATGCAAGTTGTTCGTCAGTGTTCAGCGTGTGCCAGTCGTGCTGCCGGAGGATTCGTGCGAAATCAGACAGACATGTCGCTGCTGCGGAGCAGCAAGAGAGCCTGCGTCCGTGACCTCAG CAGTTCTGAGAGTGCCTCTCTGAGCAGCACCAAGTCTGGAGTGGAGAACGCTGCACACATGGCCTTCGCATCTTTAAGTGTTCCCCGTGGGCTTTGTGTTGTACAG CCAGTGGAAAACCTTTCTCACGAGTCCCTGATCAGAAGGGCAATCTCTGTGGTGACGGACGGTTCCAGTACTTTCCTCTCCCAGAGCACCTTGGCTCTCGTCGATGCCCTCACAGTCTATTCAGAG GCTGTGCACACACGCTCTGCTCTCCAGAGACGGTATTTGGCCTCATTTGGAAAGCTGACCCCAGCAGAGGAGGACTCGTTCCAGCAGGCGATCAATGGCCTGCGTGCAGAG GCTAGCGACAGACTAGATGAATGCAAACGTTTTGAGTCATCCTGGATCAATGCTGTCAACTTGTGCAAAATGGCAGCTGAGGCTGCATGTACCTCAG gaGCCGAGCAGGCCTCCATCACGGTGAGGACAAACATCCAAGTGGCCCagttgcaggtggaggaggcacAGAAACTGTCGGCGGAGGCAGATAAGAAGTTGGCCGAGACTAAAGTAGAAGAGATCCAAAGGATGGCCGAATACGCTTCCTCTCTAGACGATAGTGAGGAGCACGAGGTGCACGAAGCTTATTTAAGAGAGGACTAA
- the p4ha3 gene encoding prolyl 4-hydroxylase subunit alpha-3: MQNETLVVLGVNPGGSHVREKEVSGAAGGRRQVRPSERDAAPRCCSGSLEEDTTLNSHTFPPVLSALDMNCVTRVYVGWGLLAVAAMPGCPGEMYTSLLNVKQAIRVERKLIDNLRTYIDHESERLEDVRRFHAKVSDLHTELYEGPGTAMANPLVAFTLIKRLQSEWLNVVYSNEAVENIQALRSSYEEEEAELPKLEDLQGAARGLMRLQDVYALQVGSLVRGRFQRVTNGQPIDIIMPAVSVLLSGDDCFLVGKVAYEQGDYYHSVQWLEESVRLFRGTGGGWSPENEGTLQDALDHLAFSHFKTGNVSYALSLSQELLHYDPMNGRVLQNVEKYEKLLVAASPSRSNGLRRPTSNHLRTRDTYERLCQTQGSQPMHFENPRLFCDYFTNDNPGLLLLPVRREVLSLQPYVVLYHDFITDSESEDIKGLAQPGLRRSVVAAGVKQEAADYRISKSAWLKSSSQSVVGKLDQRISMLTGLNVKHPYAEYLQVVNYGIGGHYEPHFDHATSPSSPVFKLKTGNRVATFMIYLSSVEAGGSTAFIYANFSAPVVEKAAIFWWNLHRNGQADEDTLHAGCPVLIGDKWVANKWIHEYGQEFLRRCSLVPEE; encoded by the exons ATGCAGAATGAGACACTCGTCGTCCTCGGGGTGAATCCAGGCGGATCCCAcgtgagggagaaggaggtgagtggagcggcaggaggcaggaggcaggttCGACCCTCGGAGAGAGACGCAGCTCCTCGGTGCTGCTCGGGGAGTCTGGAGGAGGACACGACTCTCAACTCACATACTTTTCCTCCGGTTCTTTCTGCACTGGACATGAATTGTGTCACACGCGTCTACGTGGGTTGGGGTCTCCTGGCCGTGGCCGCGATGCCCGGGTGCCCGGGGGAGATGTACACGTCGCTGCTCAACGTCAAGCAGGCGATCAGAGTCGAGCGGAAGCTGATCGATAACCTGAGAACTTACATTGACCACGAGTCGGAGAGGCTGGAGGACGTGAGGCG CTTTCATGCCAAAGTTTCTGACCTGCACACTGAACTTTACGAAGGCCCGGGCACTGCAATGGCAAACCCGCTGGTGGCCTTCACCCTGATCAAGCGGCTGCAGTCAGAGTGGTTGAATGTCGTCTACAGCAACGAAGCCGTGGAGAACATACAAG CCCTCAGGTCCAGttacgaggaggaagaggcggaaCTGCCCAAACTGGAGGACCTCCAGGGGGCTGCCAGGGGACTGATGAGGCTGCAGGACGTGTACGCCCTCCAGGTTGGGAGCCTCGTGAGGGGTCGTTTCCAGAGAGTCACTAATGGGCAGCCTATTGATATCATCATGCCCGCAGTCTCTGTATTGCTGTCTGGAGATGACTGCTTTCTGGTTGGAAAG GTGGCCTACGAGCAGGGAGACTACTACCACTCAGTGCAGTGGCTGGAGGAGTCGGTGCGTCTCttcagaggaacaggaggagggtgGAGCCCTGAGAATGAGGGCACTTTACAGGATGCTCTGGATCACCTGGCCTTCTCGCACTTTAAA ACGGGAAATGTCTCCTACGCGCTGAGTCTGTCTCAGGAGTTACTGCATTACg ATCCAATGAACGGGAGAGTTCTGCAGAATGTCGAGAAATATGAGAAGTTGCTGGTTGCTGCTAGTCCAAGCAGGAGCAACGGGTTGAGGAGGCCCACATCCAATCATTTGAGGACCAGGGACACCTACGAGAGACTGTGCCAGACCCAAGGCTCTCAG CCAATGCATTTTGAAAACCCCAGACTGTTCTGCGACTACTTCACCAACGACAACCCGGGGCTGCTCCTGCTGCCAGTGAGACGCGAGGTGCTGAGTCTGCAACCGTATGTGGTCCTCTACCACGATTTCATCACTGACTCCGAGTCTGAGGACATCAAGGGGCTCGCCCAGCCCGGG TTGAGAAGGTCTGTGGTGGCAGCTGGAGTGAAGCAAGAGGCTGCAGACTATCGCATCAGTAAGAG TGCATGGCTGAAAAGCTCATCACAGTCCGTTGTTGGGAAGCTGGACCAGAGGATCTCCATGCTCACAGGTCTGAACGTGAAGCATCCGTACGCCGAGTACCTCCAAGTGGTGAATTATGGGATTGGTGGCCATTATGAGCCTCACTTTGACCATGCTACA TCGCCTTCCAGCCCTGTGTTCAAGCTGAAAACTGGGAATCGTGTGGCgacatttatgatttat CTCAGCTCTGTCGAGGCAGGTGGGTCCACGGCCTTCATCTACGCCAACTTCAGCGCTCCTGTCGTGGAG AAAGCTGCCATCTTCTGGTGGAATCTCCACAGGAACGGTCAAGCAGATGAGGACACCCTGCACGCCGGCTGCCCTGTGCTTATTGGGGACAAATGGG TGGCGAACAAATGGATCCATGAGTATGGCCAAGAGTTCCTACGTCGCTGCAGCCTGGTTCCTGAAGAGTGA
- the LOC118299528 gene encoding odorant receptor 131-2-like, with product MADNNSEAGGETVYIRKDERLIIVQFLVLIFLCINVLLIVTICSKAHFYTTMRYMLFGVTVLSDSLILIMSDILVILNHFNVTMNIAFCVCIYITLVVFAFVTPVTLTAMTLERYVAICKPLRHGELCSTRSALHCILIIHSLSSVPCIIVLSNFFATAPFSLYSQHRLCLMGIFVLLRWQDDVKLAVYQCYFLIMSATICFSYVKIMKVAKDASGEDKKSTRRGLRTLVLHSFQLLLCLIHLWCPFIENAVLQINFKLYIDIRFFDYIMFYLAPRCLSPLIYGLRDKKVYLALKQNALFGFHRPNVQNSI from the coding sequence ATGGCAGATAACAACTCAGAGGCTGGTGGTGAGACCGTGTACATCAGAAAGGATGAGCGGCTCATCATAGTGCAGTTTCTGGTGTTGATTTTTCTATGCATCAACGTTTTGCTCATTGTGACGATTTGCTCAAAGGCCCATTTCTACACAACCATGCGTTACATGTTATTTGGTGTGACAGTATTGTCTGATAGCTTGATATTAATCATGTCTGATATCCTGGTCatcttaaatcattttaatgtcacAATGAATATTGCCTTTTGTGTCTGCATCTATATCACTTTGGTTGTATTCGCTTTCGTCACACCAGTTACTCTGACAGCAATGACTCTGGAGCGCTATGTGGCCATTTGCAAGCCGCTGCGCCACGGGGAGCTGTGCTCCACACGCAGCGCTCTGCACtgcatcctcatcatccacagCCTCAGCTCGGTGCCCTGCATCATTGTTCTCTCCAACTTCTTCGCAACAGCCCCGTTCAGCTTGTACAGCCAACACAGACTGTGTTTAATGGGCATTTTTGTCTTACTCCGATGGCAGGATGATGTTAAATTGGCGGTGTATCAGTGCTACTTCTTGATCATGTCTGCCACCATCTGTTTTTCCTACgttaaaataatgaaagtgGCCAAAGATGCATCAGGAGAGGATAAAAAGTCAACGAGGAGAGGGCTCAGGACACTAGTGCTTCATAGcttccagctgctcctctgtctcatcCATCTGTGGTGTCCATTCATAGAAAATGCTGTACTTCAGATTAATTTCAAGTTATATATTGACATCAGGTTCTTTGATTACATTATGTTCTATCTTGCTCCAAGATGTCTGAGTCCTCTAATTTATGGCCTAAGAGATAAAAAGGTTTATCTTGCACTGAAGCAAAATGCCCTTTTTGGATTTCACAGACCCAATGTGCAGAATTCTATTTGA
- the LOC118299529 gene encoding odorant receptor 131-2-like: MADNNSEAGGETVYIRKDERLIIVQFLVLIFLCINVLLIVTICSKAHFYTTMRYMLFGVTVLSDSLILIMSDILVILNHFNVTMNIAFCVCIYITLVVFTFVTPVTLTAMTLERYVAICKPLRHGELCSTRSALHCILIIQSLSSVPCIIVLSNFFATAPFSLYSQHRLCLIGIFVLLRWQDDVKLVVYQCYFLIMSATICFSYVKIMKVAKDASGEDKKSTRRGLRTLVLHSFQLLLCLIQLWCPFIENAVLQINFKLYVEIRFFDYIMFYLAPRCLSPLIYGLRDKKVSLALKQNALFGFHRPNVQNSI, from the coding sequence ATGGCAGATAACAACTCAGAGGCTGGTGGTGAGACCGTGTACATCAGAAAGGATGAGCGACTCATCATAGTGCAGTTTCTGGTGTTGATTTTTCTATGCATCAACGTTTTGCTCATTGTGACGATTTGCTCAAAGGCCCATTTCTACACAACCATGCGTTACATGTTATTTGGTGTGACAGTATTGTCTGATAGCTTGATATTAATCATGTCTGATATACTGGTCatcttaaatcattttaatgtcacAATGAATATTGCCTTTTGTGTCTGCATCTATATCACTTTGGTTGTATTCACTTTCGTCACACCAGTTACTCTGACAGCAATGACTCTGGAGCGCTATGTGGCCATTTGCAAGCCGCTGCGCCACGGGGAGCTGTGCTCCACACGCAGCGCTCTGCACTGCATCCTCATCATCCAAAGCCTCAGCTCGGTGCCCTGCATCATTGTTCTCTCCAACTTCTTCGCAACAGCCCCGTTCAGCTTGTACAGCCAACACAGACTGTGTTTAATAGGCATTTTTGTCTTACTCCGATGGCAGGATGATGTTAAATTGGTAGTGTATCAGTGCTACTTCTTGATCATGTCTGCCACCATCTGTTTTTCCTACgttaaaataatgaaagtgGCCAAAGATGCATCAGGAGAGGATAAAAAGTCAACGAGGAGAGGGCTCAGGACACTGGTGCTTCATAGcttccagctgctcctctgtctcatcCAGCTGTGGTGTCCATTCATAGAAAATGCTGTACTTCAGATTAATTTCAAGTTATATGTTGAGATCAGGTTCTTTGATTACATTATGTTCTATCTTGCTCCAAGATGTCTGAGTCCTCTAATTTATGGCCTAAGAGATAAAAAGGTTTCTCTTGCACTGAAGCAAAATGCCCTTTTTGGATTTCACAGACCCAATGTGCAGAATTCTATTTGA
- the or95a1 gene encoding odorant receptor 129-1 yields MLNLTEQPANATSHKSLSVVIKVCLVIPFFCVFLCCIAVMLHIFASHRQFLDTSRYILFAYMLVNDALQLLTSVLLFLLVMGQVKFAIAYCVPLMFISTATFQNTPLILATMSLERYVAIVYPLQCPASWRPDRIWIIILSLWCFSCVFPIIDYSIGKPDMAVDALVSPQLCKTEVINSSPNQSLLRAAVYVLCFTVVAVLILFTYVRILLETRKLRQDRVSVCRAMHTVLLHGVQLLLCMLAYTLPITETLVLHADWQQEDIAFFNYFCFVLIPRFLSPLIYGFRDQKLRGYIGKGLLRCSKKVEPWS; encoded by the coding sequence ATGCTGAATCTGACTGAACAACCGGCCAATGCAACATCCCACAAAAGCTTGTCTGTGGTCATCAAGGTGTGTTTGGTCATTCCCTTCTTCTGTGTCTTCCTGTGCTGCATTGCCGTCATGCTCCACATCTTTGCGTCTCACAGGCAGTTCCTGGACACGTCCCGTTACATCCTGTTCGCCTACATGCTGGTCAACGACGCCCTCCAGCTCTTGACCTctgtgctgctcttcctccttgtcATGGGCCAGGTGAAATTTGCCATTGCATACTGTGTGCCTCTAATGTTCATATCCACGGCCACTTTCCAGAACACGCCCTTAATCCTGGCCACTATGTCACTGGAGCGCTATGTTGCAATTGTCTATCCCCTGCAATGCCCGGCCAGCTGGCGCCCCGACCGCATCTGGATCATTATTCTGTCTCTCTGGTGCTTCAGCTGTGTCTTCCCCATCATTGACTACTCCATCGGGAAACCTGACATGGCTGTGGATGCCCTCGTTTCCCCTCAGCTTTGCAAAACTGAAGTTATCAACTCGTCTCCAAACCAGTCCTTGCTCAGAGCTGCTGTATATGTGCTTTGTTTCACAGTGGTCGCCGTCCTCATCCTCTTTACATACGTGAGAATCCTGCTCGAAACCAGGAAGCTGAGACAGGAcagagtgtctgtgtgcagagccatgcacactgtgctgctgcacgGTGTTCAGCTCTTGCTGTGCATGTTGGCCTATACTCTCCCCATCACTGAAACTCTAGTGCTGCATGCCGACTGGCAACAGGAAGACATTGCCTTTTTTAATTACTTCTGTTTTGTCCTGATCCCGCGCTTTCTCAGCCCGCTCATCTACGGCTTCAGAGATCAGAAACTCAGGGGCTACATCGGGAAAGGACTCCTCCGCTGCTCAAAGAAAGTTGAACCTTGGTCTTAG